In Streptomyces chartreusis NRRL 3882, the following are encoded in one genomic region:
- a CDS encoding SMP-30/gluconolactonase/LRE family protein → MTTTPYEVAVRAEAELGEGPTWDAAAGRLLWIDILGCRVHTYDPATGRRTVRRTEQHVGAVKPRAGGGLVLNLRDGIGLLDPSDDGFRWLHHEPVPGRRANDAAVAPDGALWAGTMRYDEAPGGGTLSRVTGDGTVGLVLDDVAVSNGTGWSPDGRLMYYIDSPTRRVDVFDYAEGRVSGRRTLVEIEDGAGFPDGLTVDADGCVWVALWQGAAVRRYTPEGRLDRVIELPVPLVTACAFGGAGMSDLYITTARTGLTEPPALAGSLFVAPGAGKGLAQPAFDG, encoded by the coding sequence ATGACGACGACGCCGTACGAGGTCGCCGTGCGGGCCGAGGCCGAGCTCGGCGAGGGCCCGACCTGGGACGCGGCGGCCGGCCGGCTCCTCTGGATCGACATCCTCGGCTGCCGGGTGCACACGTACGACCCGGCCACCGGGCGCCGCACGGTCCGCCGGACGGAGCAGCACGTGGGTGCGGTCAAGCCGCGGGCCGGGGGCGGACTCGTGCTGAACCTGCGCGACGGAATCGGTCTTCTCGACCCCTCCGACGACGGCTTTCGCTGGCTGCACCACGAGCCCGTGCCCGGCCGCCGCGCCAACGACGCCGCCGTCGCGCCCGACGGTGCGCTGTGGGCCGGCACGATGCGGTACGACGAGGCGCCGGGGGGCGGCACGCTGTCCCGCGTCACCGGTGACGGCACGGTCGGCCTCGTGCTCGACGACGTGGCCGTCAGCAACGGCACGGGGTGGAGCCCCGACGGGCGGCTCATGTACTACATCGACTCCCCGACCCGGCGCGTCGACGTCTTCGACTACGCGGAGGGGCGGGTCTCCGGGCGGCGCACCCTCGTCGAGATCGAGGACGGGGCGGGCTTTCCCGACGGGCTGACCGTGGATGCCGACGGGTGTGTGTGGGTCGCGCTGTGGCAGGGCGCGGCGGTACGGCGGTACACGCCGGAGGGGCGGCTGGACCGGGTGATCGAGTTGCCCGTGCCGTTGGTGACGGCCTGCGCGTTCGGTGGGGCCGGGATGAGTGATCTGTACATCACCACGGCTCGGACGGGGTTGACGGAGCCGCCCGCGTTGGCGGGGTCGCTGTTCGTGGCGCCGGGGGCGGGCAAGGGCCTGGCCCAGCCCGCGTTCGACGGCTGA
- a CDS encoding class I SAM-dependent methyltransferase — protein sequence MPPKRPRGGAAHVTAPRPYRHDPSFRRSLALFRAFLHEQDDPDACYALLARDAVDQVEAYDGPVAGRTVVDVGGGSGYFTEEFRRRGAQAFLFEPDLAELGEKPPDSAVVADGYLLPLRDGIADVTFSSNVLEHVADPETFLSELARVTRPGGLIYVSFTNWLSPWGGHEWAPWHYFGAERARARYLRRTGRPAKHTLGENLFAVHIGSTLRQVRARDDVTVVSARSRYWPFLAETVVKAPGIREFATWNLLLILRRCPT from the coding sequence ATACCGCCGAAGCGCCCACGCGGCGGAGCCGCACATGTCACAGCACCGCGCCCCTATCGACACGACCCCTCGTTTCGTAGATCTCTTGCCCTGTTCCGTGCCTTCCTCCACGAGCAGGACGATCCCGACGCCTGCTATGCGTTGCTCGCCCGGGACGCGGTCGACCAGGTCGAGGCATACGACGGGCCCGTCGCCGGACGTACCGTCGTCGACGTCGGCGGCGGCAGCGGCTACTTCACCGAGGAGTTCCGCCGGCGCGGAGCGCAAGCGTTCCTCTTCGAACCGGACCTGGCCGAACTCGGTGAGAAACCCCCCGACTCGGCCGTCGTGGCAGACGGATACCTCCTGCCCCTCCGGGACGGCATCGCGGACGTCACGTTCTCCTCGAACGTGCTGGAGCACGTGGCCGACCCGGAGACGTTCCTGAGCGAGCTGGCCCGGGTGACGCGGCCCGGCGGGCTGATCTACGTGTCGTTCACCAACTGGCTGTCGCCGTGGGGCGGGCACGAGTGGGCCCCGTGGCACTACTTCGGTGCCGAGCGGGCCCGGGCCCGCTATCTGCGGCGGACCGGCAGGCCCGCCAAGCACACGCTCGGCGAGAACCTGTTCGCGGTGCACATCGGATCCACCCTGCGGCAGGTGCGCGCCCGGGACGACGTCACGGTCGTCTCCGCGCGCTCCCGCTACTGGCCGTTCCTCGCGGAAACCGTCGTCAAGGCGCCCGGCATCCGCGAGTTCGCCACCTGGAACCTCCTCCTCATCCTGCGGCGGTGTCCTACATGA
- a CDS encoding DUF3068 domain-containing protein yields MRRTTSPFSLVLLGLGTFLLVLAPLLAWYVQPRAAVNPIDIDTTAVYTGRGSVFDTDRIETVPDRKITVTQRVRGNVEDSERSGNAVWDVTTTVDTDNSLPAADPHDALDFVPHRWVMDRKTTRPVHCCGEKPYIEGEAYLKFPFDVQKRSYQWWDNTLGDTVVLRYRGTEKIQGYTGYKFTGSVAPTRTGTRMVPGSLVDQPERPQVLAEEWYSNHGFELVVDQATGRVIYAQTGPKRTLRAPGGKKDAAVLLDSRKISFTTATQKEAVRQAKRDSGQLRLVGTTLPIGAGVAGVVLAAVGGVLVARGRKEPEQPTPSDTPSTPQPTLTM; encoded by the coding sequence ATGCGCCGTACAACCTCTCCCTTTTCCCTGGTCCTGCTGGGTCTCGGCACGTTCCTGCTGGTGCTGGCGCCACTGCTCGCCTGGTACGTCCAGCCGCGTGCCGCGGTGAACCCGATCGACATCGACACGACCGCCGTCTACACCGGCCGGGGCAGCGTCTTCGACACTGACCGGATCGAGACGGTGCCCGACCGGAAGATCACGGTGACCCAGCGGGTGCGGGGCAACGTCGAGGACAGCGAACGCAGCGGCAACGCCGTCTGGGACGTGACGACCACGGTCGACACCGACAACTCGCTGCCGGCCGCCGACCCGCACGACGCGCTGGACTTCGTCCCCCACCGCTGGGTGATGGACCGGAAGACCACCCGGCCCGTGCACTGCTGCGGCGAGAAGCCGTACATCGAGGGCGAGGCCTATCTGAAGTTCCCCTTCGACGTGCAGAAACGCTCGTACCAGTGGTGGGACAACACCCTCGGCGACACGGTCGTCCTGCGCTACCGGGGCACCGAGAAAATACAGGGCTACACGGGCTACAAGTTCACCGGCTCCGTGGCGCCGACGAGGACCGGCACGCGGATGGTGCCCGGCAGCCTCGTCGACCAGCCGGAGCGGCCGCAGGTGCTGGCCGAGGAGTGGTACTCCAACCACGGCTTCGAGCTGGTCGTCGACCAGGCCACCGGCCGGGTGATCTACGCGCAGACCGGACCGAAGCGGACGCTGCGGGCGCCGGGCGGGAAGAAGGACGCGGCGGTGCTGCTGGACAGCCGGAAGATCTCGTTCACGACCGCGACACAGAAGGAGGCCGTGCGGCAGGCGAAGCGGGACAGCGGTCAACTGCGCCTGGTGGGCACGACGTTGCCGATCGGGGCCGGTGTGGCGGGTGTGGTGCTCGCAGCGGTGGGTGGCGTTCTGGTGGCGCGTGGGCGGAAGGAGCCGGAGCAGCCCACTCCGTCCGATACGCCCAGTACGCCCCAGCCCACCCTCACGATGTGA
- a CDS encoding glycosyltransferase family 4 protein encodes MPQHVPSQLRAASPSAPQHLPALPPHPCRIVFLAHRDLDNPSAGGSELLVDKLADGLTRLGHQVTLLCGGPASFRDYRVVSAGGPYGHYLRARSAFARQVGDCDLLVEVCNGMPYLAPLWHSGPTLCLVNHVHTDLWKMRFGGPLAPAARLGRRLEHWALTGAQQRSLLVAVSSSTAHALRAIGVERDRIRVVHNGVEEPGPRAERSPEPLFVAVGRLVEYKRIDLLLRLWERVRPVTGGRLVIVGDGPERGRLEQLAGPGVEFTGYVSEAEKHRLLCAAWLLLHPSAVEGWGLVVTEAAARETPAVAFDVPGLKDSVVDGETGVLARGESSFAAAWCALALSGRRRELMGKAARERAAKFRWDRTVRQFRVVAAEAVRGWAP; translated from the coding sequence ATGCCCCAGCACGTACCGTCCCAGCTGCGCGCCGCGTCCCCCAGCGCGCCGCAGCACCTTCCGGCACTCCCCCCACATCCGTGCCGGATCGTCTTCCTCGCCCATCGCGATCTGGACAACCCGTCCGCCGGCGGCTCCGAGCTGCTGGTCGACAAGCTCGCCGACGGCCTGACCCGGCTCGGCCACCAGGTGACCCTGCTGTGCGGGGGCCCCGCGTCCTTCCGTGACTACCGGGTCGTGTCGGCGGGCGGCCCGTACGGGCACTATCTGCGCGCCCGGTCGGCCTTCGCCCGCCAGGTCGGCGACTGCGACCTGCTGGTCGAGGTGTGCAACGGCATGCCGTACCTGGCGCCGCTGTGGCACTCCGGACCCACGCTGTGCCTGGTCAACCACGTCCATACGGATCTGTGGAAGATGCGCTTCGGCGGGCCGCTGGCGCCGGCCGCGCGGCTCGGCCGAAGACTGGAGCACTGGGCGCTGACCGGGGCGCAGCAGCGGAGTCTGCTGGTCGCGGTGTCCTCCTCCACCGCGCACGCGCTGCGCGCGATCGGCGTGGAGCGGGACCGGATCCGGGTCGTGCACAACGGGGTCGAGGAGCCGGGGCCGCGGGCCGAGCGGTCCCCCGAGCCGTTGTTCGTCGCCGTCGGCCGGCTGGTCGAGTACAAGCGGATCGATCTGCTGCTGCGGTTGTGGGAGCGGGTGCGGCCCGTCACCGGCGGGCGGCTGGTCATCGTCGGGGACGGCCCCGAGCGCGGAAGGCTGGAGCAACTCGCCGGGCCCGGTGTGGAGTTCACCGGGTACGTGTCGGAGGCGGAGAAGCATCGGCTGTTGTGCGCTGCATGGTTGCTGCTGCATCCCTCGGCCGTGGAGGGATGGGGTCTGGTCGTGACGGAGGCCGCGGCACGGGAGACGCCGGCCGTGGCGTTCGACGTGCCGGGGCTCAAGGACTCCGTGGTGGATGGTGAGACCGGGGTTCTGGCGCGCGGTGAGTCGTCGTTCGCGGCGGCGTGGTGTGCGCTCGCGTTGTCCGGGCGTCGGCGGGAGCTGATGGGCAAGGCCGCGCGGGAGCGGGCGGCGAAGTTTCGGTGGGATCGGACTGTGCGGCAGTTCCGTGTGGTTGCCGCGGAGGCGGTGAGGGGCTGGGCTCCGTGA
- a CDS encoding alpha-(1->3)-arabinofuranosyltransferase, translating into MTTTVQAPPPAAVPTTATAAGPPEGPRSRRWLLGFWAVVFVLFLVVRPGRQTFDTKLGVTVDPGQFLADLGQLWHDRAGFGGIQDQYVGYLWPMLPFYWLCDLVRLPVWLAERLWLSIVVSVAFWGALRLAERLRVGSGASRLLGAVAYALWPVFTTVIGSTSAAALPGAFLPWVLLPLTNERYAARVAALRSALLVPFMGGVNASATLASLLPVGLYLLSRPPGPRQRKLIAWWAPAVLVVTAWWWVPLLLLGVYGENFLPYIETSQTTTDTMSATEALRGAGNWVAYLHFGEAWLPAGWAVASSVVVIVCSALAAGLGLAGLARRDMPERRWLVLTVLVAALVLLAGYGGAFGAPFHGVVQGWLDGWLSPFRNIYKFQTGLALAFVLGLAHLVGVAAEPRGARPVRGRRFAPLVASVLILPGLLWPYLNGSILNPGSFQKLPAYWQATADWLEKYSPDSRALVVPATAHGIYTWGSPIDQPLDVLAESRWAQRDYVPFGTPGNRRAMDAVEQALMSGAEVPGLADYLSRAGLYYVVVRNDLDPDQIGHVPTATVKRTLEQSGYERVTGLGPVMTGGRIAQDAPLQVEGLYPRQRAVEIYRPAGQEVLRPGQAGLMPVSDTAVVSGGPEALLPLATRLRGRATVLTGDNHPGLGTPAVQVVGDGMRRADTRFGLVNAGTSYTYTRDERNAPGAQQDAGEKPRQILPTEGAGHQTVAELRGARSVTASSYGNWLFHLPQFDPVNAFDGNPDTAWTEGAPDTPDGQWLRIGFTGSYDMPSAFKVTPLPQESVRAAATKVRVETEKGERTSFLRPNGTAQSVKAPEGGTRWMKLTIVDSVERRAGLTGAGFSEIDLPDVQVTRLLRLPTDAADATSDATVVSLHRTSDPTGLSATGTEAGLHRRFTTPAAGTYEVTASAVPVPGEELDRLLYEVAPEQQSRIVATADSTASLGAGLAARNLTDGDLTTAWIAGDRPTIHLRWEGKQPVGELVLAPAGGLSTRASQVHISSPDGATIAGVEENGWVRFPPITTDRLDITITETAPLTLHNPVADEDLRLPVGLTEAYIPSLDQYRTPQPDGTRKFSLPCGKGPDVALDGELYQTTAKGTVRDLVERRSVEVTLCRQGRADTEVELPSGDHRLEGGDAGPLALTDVTLTRGTVPEAAAAGRELRVRDWLGDRREVTVGSGAASYLTTYENFNDGWKATLDGKELTPLRLDGWQQGWRIPAGAGGTVKLSYEPATTYDAGLIGSGAGIAVLLGLALWRRRAPNPDAPQPAPPLPGLWLGTVALTLVGAVIAGWFALLVPALALLAARRHALLVPIAFVALAGAGVAAAIGAGEPVGAGAGAFGRTAQLLALIGLFAGLVSLHEPAGGRNEPA; encoded by the coding sequence ATGACAACCACGGTCCAGGCTCCTCCACCGGCAGCCGTCCCCACCACCGCGACCGCGGCGGGTCCGCCCGAGGGCCCGCGGTCGCGGCGCTGGCTGCTGGGTTTCTGGGCCGTGGTGTTCGTGCTGTTCCTGGTGGTGCGGCCGGGACGGCAGACCTTCGACACCAAGCTCGGTGTGACGGTCGACCCGGGTCAGTTCCTCGCCGACCTGGGGCAGTTGTGGCACGACCGGGCCGGGTTCGGCGGGATCCAGGACCAGTACGTCGGCTATCTGTGGCCGATGCTGCCGTTCTACTGGCTGTGCGACCTCGTGCGGTTGCCGGTGTGGCTGGCCGAGCGGCTGTGGCTGTCGATCGTCGTGTCGGTCGCCTTCTGGGGTGCGCTGCGGCTGGCCGAGCGGCTGCGGGTGGGCAGTGGCGCGTCCCGGCTGCTGGGGGCCGTGGCGTATGCGCTGTGGCCGGTGTTCACCACCGTGATCGGGTCGACGTCGGCCGCCGCGCTGCCCGGCGCGTTCCTGCCCTGGGTGCTGCTGCCGCTGACGAACGAGCGGTACGCCGCCCGGGTCGCGGCCCTGCGGTCGGCGCTGCTGGTGCCGTTCATGGGCGGCGTGAACGCCTCGGCGACCCTGGCGTCCCTGCTGCCGGTCGGGCTGTATCTGCTGTCCCGGCCCCCCGGGCCACGGCAGCGCAAGCTGATCGCCTGGTGGGCCCCGGCCGTGCTCGTCGTGACGGCCTGGTGGTGGGTGCCGCTGCTGCTGCTCGGGGTCTACGGCGAGAACTTCCTGCCCTACATAGAGACGTCGCAGACGACGACGGACACCATGTCGGCGACCGAGGCGCTGCGCGGCGCCGGGAACTGGGTCGCCTATCTGCACTTCGGTGAGGCGTGGCTGCCCGCGGGGTGGGCCGTGGCCTCGTCGGTCGTCGTGATCGTGTGCTCGGCGCTCGCGGCCGGGCTCGGTCTGGCCGGACTCGCCCGGCGGGACATGCCCGAGCGGCGGTGGCTCGTGCTGACGGTGCTCGTCGCGGCGCTGGTGCTGCTCGCCGGGTACGGCGGCGCGTTCGGGGCGCCGTTCCACGGGGTCGTGCAGGGCTGGCTGGACGGGTGGCTGTCGCCGTTCCGGAACATCTACAAGTTCCAGACGGGCCTGGCGCTGGCATTCGTGCTGGGCCTGGCCCATCTGGTGGGCGTCGCGGCCGAGCCACGCGGGGCCCGCCCGGTGCGCGGCCGGCGCTTCGCCCCGCTGGTCGCCTCGGTGCTGATCCTGCCGGGGCTGCTGTGGCCGTACCTCAACGGCTCGATCCTCAACCCGGGTTCCTTCCAGAAGCTCCCCGCCTACTGGCAGGCCACGGCCGACTGGCTGGAGAAGTACTCGCCCGACTCGCGCGCCCTGGTCGTCCCGGCGACCGCGCACGGCATCTACACCTGGGGCTCGCCCATCGACCAGCCGCTCGACGTGCTCGCCGAGTCGCGCTGGGCCCAGCGCGACTACGTCCCGTTCGGCACGCCCGGCAACCGGCGCGCGATGGACGCGGTCGAGCAGGCGCTGATGTCGGGTGCCGAAGTCCCGGGCCTGGCCGACTACTTGAGCCGAGCCGGACTGTACTACGTCGTCGTACGCAATGATCTCGATCCGGACCAGATCGGCCATGTGCCGACCGCGACCGTCAAGCGCACCCTCGAACAGTCGGGGTACGAGCGGGTGACGGGGCTGGGTCCGGTGATGACCGGCGGGCGGATCGCGCAGGACGCCCCGCTCCAGGTCGAGGGGCTGTACCCGCGGCAGCGGGCGGTGGAGATCTACCGGCCGGCCGGGCAAGAGGTGCTCCGGCCCGGGCAGGCGGGACTCATGCCGGTCTCCGACACGGCCGTGGTGTCCGGTGGCCCGGAGGCGCTGCTGCCGCTGGCGACGCGGCTGCGCGGGCGGGCGACCGTCCTGACGGGTGACAACCACCCGGGGCTCGGCACCCCGGCGGTGCAGGTGGTGGGCGACGGGATGCGGCGCGCGGACACCCGGTTCGGCCTGGTCAACGCCGGTACGTCGTACACGTACACGCGCGACGAGCGCAACGCGCCGGGCGCCCAGCAGGACGCGGGCGAGAAGCCGCGCCAGATCCTGCCGACCGAGGGCGCGGGTCACCAGACAGTTGCCGAACTGCGCGGCGCCCGTTCGGTGACGGCCTCCTCGTACGGCAACTGGCTGTTCCACCTGCCGCAGTTCGACCCGGTGAACGCCTTCGACGGCAACCCGGACACCGCGTGGACGGAGGGCGCGCCGGACACGCCGGACGGGCAGTGGCTGCGCATCGGCTTCACCGGCTCCTACGACATGCCGTCCGCCTTCAAGGTCACGCCGCTGCCGCAGGAGAGCGTGCGGGCGGCGGCGACCAAGGTGCGGGTGGAGACGGAGAAGGGCGAGCGGACGAGCTTCCTCCGGCCGAACGGCACGGCGCAGAGCGTCAAGGCGCCCGAGGGCGGCACGCGGTGGATGAAGCTGACGATCGTGGACTCGGTGGAGCGCCGGGCCGGGCTCACGGGCGCGGGCTTCTCCGAGATCGACCTGCCGGACGTGCAGGTGACGCGGCTGCTGCGGCTCCCGACGGACGCCGCCGACGCGACCTCGGACGCCACGGTCGTCTCCCTGCACCGGACCTCCGACCCGACCGGCCTCTCCGCGACCGGCACCGAGGCCGGCCTGCACCGCCGCTTCACGACACCGGCCGCCGGGACGTACGAGGTGACGGCGAGCGCGGTGCCGGTGCCGGGCGAGGAACTCGACCGGCTGCTGTACGAGGTCGCGCCCGAGCAGCAGTCCCGGATCGTCGCCACGGCCGACTCCACGGCGAGCCTCGGCGCGGGCCTCGCCGCACGCAACCTCACCGACGGCGACCTGACGACGGCGTGGATCGCGGGCGACCGGCCGACGATCCATCTGCGCTGGGAGGGCAAGCAGCCGGTCGGCGAACTGGTGCTGGCCCCCGCGGGCGGCCTGTCCACCCGCGCCTCCCAGGTGCACATCAGCTCCCCGGACGGCGCGACGATCGCCGGCGTCGAGGAGAACGGCTGGGTCCGCTTCCCGCCGATCACCACGGACCGGCTCGACATCACGATCACCGAGACCGCCCCGCTGACCCTGCACAACCCGGTCGCCGACGAGGATCTGCGCCTCCCCGTGGGCCTCACGGAGGCGTACATCCCCTCCCTCGACCAGTACCGCACCCCACAGCCGGACGGCACCCGGAAGTTCTCACTGCCATGTGGGAAGGGGCCCGACGTGGCGCTGGACGGCGAGCTCTACCAGACGACCGCGAAGGGCACCGTGAGGGACCTGGTGGAACGGCGGTCCGTCGAGGTGACGCTCTGCCGGCAGGGCCGGGCGGACACCGAGGTGGAACTGCCCTCGGGCGACCACCGGCTGGAGGGCGGCGATGCCGGCCCGCTCGCGCTGACGGACGTCACCCTGACCCGCGGGACGGTCCCGGAGGCCGCCGCGGCCGGGCGTGAGCTGCGGGTCCGCGACTGGCTGGGCGACCGGCGCGAGGTGACGGTCGGCTCGGGCGCGGCCTCGTACCTGACGACGTACGAGAACTTCAACGACGGCTGGAAGGCCACCCTCGACGGCAAGGAGCTCACCCCGTTGCGGCTCGACGGCTGGCAGCAGGGCTGGCGGATCCCGGCCGGGGCGGGCGGCACGGTCAAGCTGTCCTACGAACCGGCCACCACGTACGACGCCGGGCTGATCGGCAGCGGCGCCGGCATCGCGGTGCTGCTGGGCCTGGCGCTCTGGCGCCGCCGCGCCCCCAATCCCGACGCACCGCAACCCGCCCCGCCGCTGCCCGGCCTGTGGCTCGGCACGGTGGCGCTGACGCTGGTCGGTGCGGTGATCGCGGGCTGGTTCGCGCTGCTGGTCCCGGCACTGGCGCTGCTCGCGGCCAGGCGGCACGCGCTGCTGGTGCCGATCGCGTTCGTGGCGCTGGCCGGAGCGGGGGTCGCTGCCGCGATCGGGGCCGGGGAGCCGGTGGGGGCGGGCGCGGGCGCGTTCGGCCGGACAGCCCAACTGCTGGCGCTGATCGGCCTGTTCGCAGGACTGGTAAGCCTGCACGAGCCCGCTGGGGGGAGGAACGAGCCCGCATGA
- a CDS encoding IclR family transcriptional regulator gives MGRLVPAVTRALDILELFLDGDGTLSAPDIVRKLQLPRTTVHELVTTLAARKYIVPVPGQPGRYRLGVRPYQLGARYAEQLDLAAEGQLVARSVAETCDETVHVAILEDTDVIYIAKVDSTHAVRMVSAAGRRLPAHCTSVGKMLLASLPEHELAARIPDGAELVAMTPNSITDPAVLRETLAEIRERGLAVENRESNPDVSCVAAPVRDRTGQVVAALSISVPMIRWSEERRAELEQLAAKGAAELSEHLGHRSMA, from the coding sequence GTGGGACGCCTCGTACCAGCCGTGACCCGGGCTCTCGACATTCTGGAGCTCTTCCTCGACGGGGACGGGACGCTCTCCGCCCCCGACATCGTGCGCAAGCTCCAGCTGCCGCGCACGACCGTGCACGAGCTGGTGACCACGCTCGCCGCCCGGAAGTACATCGTCCCGGTGCCGGGCCAGCCCGGACGCTACCGGCTCGGTGTGCGCCCGTACCAGCTCGGCGCCCGTTACGCGGAGCAGCTCGACCTCGCGGCCGAGGGCCAGCTCGTCGCCCGGTCCGTCGCCGAGACCTGCGACGAGACGGTGCACGTGGCGATCCTCGAGGACACGGACGTCATCTACATCGCCAAGGTCGACTCCACGCACGCCGTGCGGATGGTGTCGGCGGCCGGGCGCAGGCTGCCCGCCCACTGCACGTCCGTCGGCAAGATGCTGCTGGCCTCCCTTCCTGAGCACGAGCTCGCCGCGCGGATTCCCGACGGCGCCGAGCTGGTCGCGATGACCCCCAACAGCATCACCGACCCGGCGGTCCTGCGCGAGACCCTGGCCGAGATCCGTGAGCGGGGCCTCGCGGTCGAGAACCGCGAGTCCAACCCGGACGTGAGCTGCGTGGCCGCGCCGGTCCGCGACCGCACCGGTCAGGTCGTCGCCGCCCTGTCGATCTCCGTGCCCATGATCCGCTGGAGCGAGGAGCGCCGCGCCGAGCTGGAGCAGCTCGCCGCGAAGGGTGCCGCCGAGCTGTCCGAGCACCTCGGTCACCGGAGCATGGCATGA
- a CDS encoding PucR family transcriptional regulator: MTAARTGTVTTRSAWHDVPRFQVRRFAAIAMAEAPALAEEILCEIQREYPHLPVVLDDSGEPMALVGIRRAIEVFVQHLEHSEGRPTVPPGVFQDFGRGEGLNGRSLDSLQAIYRMGVRLAWRRFADIGQRVEIPPPAMYELVDAGYEYLDGLVDQSVRGYAEAAARQAGERLRLQRRLMELLLAEHHRGDPAEALTERAARIGWPLPEKVAVGVLLRPAREAMAPAVGQGVLLDMEYEQPRMVVPEPDAAGRPELLHRALAGWSGAIGPPVPLTDAAKSLRWAEAAVRLMERDLLPSGEVLYCTEHTEALVLLQPEELIDDLALRCLAPLTHCGPTHGRRLAETLLAWLETRGGAPEVAARLGVHPQTVRYRLRQIRELWGDEIDDPDRRFELELVLRAQRLRGELGAVRGRR, translated from the coding sequence GTGACGGCCGCCCGCACCGGAACCGTCACGACACGCTCGGCCTGGCACGACGTACCGCGCTTCCAGGTACGCCGGTTCGCGGCGATCGCCATGGCCGAGGCGCCCGCGCTCGCGGAGGAGATCCTCTGCGAGATCCAGCGCGAATACCCCCATCTGCCCGTCGTCCTCGACGACTCCGGCGAGCCCATGGCCCTGGTCGGCATCCGCCGCGCCATCGAGGTCTTCGTGCAGCATCTGGAGCACTCGGAGGGCCGGCCCACCGTCCCGCCCGGTGTCTTCCAGGACTTCGGCCGCGGGGAGGGCCTCAACGGCCGCTCGCTCGACTCCCTCCAGGCCATCTACCGCATGGGCGTACGCCTGGCCTGGAGACGCTTCGCCGACATCGGCCAGCGCGTGGAGATCCCGCCCCCGGCGATGTACGAACTCGTCGACGCGGGCTACGAGTACCTGGACGGCCTGGTCGACCAGTCCGTACGCGGCTACGCCGAGGCCGCGGCCCGCCAGGCCGGGGAACGCCTGCGCCTCCAGCGCCGCCTGATGGAGCTGCTGCTGGCCGAGCACCACCGCGGCGACCCCGCCGAGGCCCTGACCGAACGGGCCGCCCGGATCGGCTGGCCCTTGCCCGAGAAGGTCGCGGTCGGCGTCCTGCTGCGTCCCGCCCGGGAGGCCATGGCCCCCGCGGTCGGGCAGGGCGTGCTGCTCGACATGGAGTACGAGCAGCCCCGCATGGTCGTGCCCGAACCGGACGCGGCGGGCCGCCCCGAGCTCCTGCACCGGGCCCTGGCCGGCTGGTCCGGCGCGATCGGCCCGCCGGTCCCGCTCACCGACGCGGCGAAGTCGCTGCGCTGGGCCGAGGCCGCCGTACGCCTCATGGAGCGGGACCTGCTCCCCTCGGGCGAGGTCCTCTACTGCACGGAGCACACCGAGGCGCTGGTCCTCCTCCAGCCCGAGGAACTGATCGACGACCTGGCCCTGAGGTGCCTGGCCCCCCTGACCCACTGCGGCCCCACCCACGGCCGCCGCCTCGCGGAAACCCTCCTGGCCTGGCTGGAGACCCGAGGTGGAGCACCCGAGGTCGCGGCCCGGCTCGGCGTCCACCCCCAGACGGTCCGCTACCGGCTCCGCCAGATCCGGGAACTGTGGGGCGACGAGATCGACGACCCCGACCGCCGCTTCGAACTGGAACTGGTACTGCGGGCGCAGCGGCTGCGGGGGGAGTTGGGGGCGGTGCGGGGGCGGCGGTGA